A single window of Tuberibacillus sp. Marseille-P3662 DNA harbors:
- a CDS encoding ABC transporter ATP-binding protein, with the protein MSVLEAQSLSVAYGDNLVLDDLNVSIPEGQITVLIGRNGCGKSTLLSTLARLNKPTGGHVLLDGKNMAQRSTKKIARHMAVLPQGPQAPEGLTVLQLVKQGRYPYQSWLRQWSEVDEQAIQYALNVTKMSDLAERQVAELSGGQKQRAWIAMVLAQDTDTILLDEPTTYLDMSHQVEILDLLFDLNKDSGRTIVMVLHDLNLACRYADHVIAINDQNVYAQGAPEDVVTESLVESVYDMNVDITQDPIFGTPMCIPHGKGRNVKMEEPYAVLS; encoded by the coding sequence ATGAGCGTTTTGGAAGCCCAATCACTATCCGTTGCTTATGGTGACAATCTCGTTCTTGATGATTTGAATGTAAGCATTCCTGAGGGCCAAATCACAGTTCTTATCGGGCGAAACGGCTGCGGAAAATCGACCTTACTATCCACTTTGGCTCGTTTGAATAAACCCACAGGCGGGCATGTCTTGCTTGACGGTAAAAACATGGCACAAAGGTCGACGAAAAAAATTGCACGGCACATGGCTGTTTTACCTCAAGGTCCTCAAGCGCCTGAAGGATTAACGGTGCTGCAGTTAGTCAAACAAGGTCGTTATCCTTATCAAAGCTGGCTGCGTCAGTGGTCAGAAGTCGATGAGCAAGCGATTCAATACGCCTTAAATGTCACGAAAATGAGTGATTTGGCCGAACGCCAGGTTGCGGAATTGTCCGGCGGCCAAAAACAACGTGCTTGGATTGCGATGGTATTGGCTCAAGATACCGACACCATTTTGCTTGATGAGCCCACAACCTACCTGGATATGTCCCATCAGGTTGAGATCCTTGATTTATTGTTCGATCTCAATAAGGACAGCGGTCGCACGATTGTGATGGTTTTACATGACTTGAATCTGGCTTGCCGGTACGCTGATCATGTCATCGCAATTAATGATCAAAACGTGTACGCCCAAGGCGCTCCTGAAGACGTCGTCACTGAGTCTCTCGTTGAATCTGTTTATGATATGAACGTTGATATTACGCAAGATCCCATTTTCGGTACACCTATGTGCATTCCGCATGGCAAAGGCCGAAACGTTAAAATGGAGGAGCCCTATGCTGTCTTATCTTAA
- a CDS encoding IucA/IucC family C-terminal-domain containing protein, which translates to MLSYLNAGEEQFLQAHLRYTNHYQDMNATPVRSLFTEETMTNFLREASQKLQSPSLLVTASQFCKRYAFLITAPALYALSAFHKRLDVDVDNCRIVDHSNNGLWMPQLTLNNRHVTPQPASSDREHWRRTAFTKLFKHNLSRIIRLLSDISRVPEPILWENSATYIFWLYETKLPENGVRSLEMREDFQSLLDADGDVFGCDFNPIRPFYTPKRDGVRMRKTCCQYYQIPGADYCSTCRNGCIDVRHHTRAKVNVT; encoded by the coding sequence ATGCTGTCTTATCTTAATGCCGGAGAAGAACAGTTTTTGCAGGCCCATCTCAGATATACCAATCATTATCAGGATATGAACGCTACCCCGGTTCGTTCATTATTTACCGAGGAAACAATGACGAATTTCCTTCGTGAGGCGAGTCAAAAGTTGCAGTCGCCGTCACTTCTTGTCACGGCTTCTCAATTTTGTAAACGATACGCGTTTTTAATTACGGCACCGGCCTTGTATGCGCTAAGTGCTTTCCATAAACGGCTGGATGTCGATGTTGACAACTGCCGGATTGTTGACCATAGCAACAATGGACTGTGGATGCCCCAACTAACATTGAATAATCGGCATGTGACACCGCAGCCGGCATCGTCGGATCGAGAACATTGGCGGCGAACCGCGTTCACTAAGCTGTTTAAACATAATCTTTCACGAATCATCCGTTTACTGTCGGATATTTCCCGGGTTCCCGAGCCGATTTTATGGGAAAATTCGGCGACCTATATATTCTGGCTCTATGAAACAAAATTGCCGGAAAATGGCGTTCGATCCCTGGAGATGCGCGAAGACTTTCAAAGTCTGCTTGACGCTGATGGTGATGTTTTCGGGTGTGATTTTAATCCAATTAGACCCTTTTACACACCGAAGCGTGATGGTGTGCGTATGCGCAAGACGTGCTGCCAGTATTATCAAATCCCGGGTGCCGACTACTGTTCAACTTGCCGCAATGGTTGTATAGATGTTCGTCATCATACGCGTGCTAAAGTGAACGTAACATGA
- the asnB gene encoding asparagine synthase B: MCGIYAMNGQISDEQMNQVLKSMTHRGPDESGTHTLGQFQLGHQRLSIIGLEDGIQPITNEQRDQWIVCNGEIYNYQSLKASLKGQTAFLTESDSEVALRLYEVSGAGAIDQLDGMFAFFIADEQQNTFLAARDTLGIKPLYYGYDADGGMVFASELKTVYLVSETAQEFPPGHYYTPETGFVCYREIQRTTDSTDNHPDTYREGIRKYLTQAVEKRMLADVDVGVLLSGGLDSSLIAAITAKLRNKNNHTPLKSFCVGSEGSEDIKRAREVAQAIGTEHYEYIYTEKEIINILPDVIGHLESFEPSLVRSALPNYFVSKLASQHVKVILSGEGADELFAGYDYLNQFQTTASLNEEILRIIQSLHNINLQRADRMSMAHSLELRVPFLDLDLIQQALKIPAGLKLHKEARMEKAILREAFDGWLPDHVLWRKKEEFSAGSGALDILERYANEVITDSDWNKLNAQAPISLRSKQECLYFKIFQDRFPKPSAIETVGRWATA; this comes from the coding sequence ATGTGCGGCATATATGCCATGAATGGACAGATTTCAGATGAACAGATGAACCAAGTTTTAAAAAGCATGACCCACCGCGGTCCTGATGAAAGCGGGACACACACTCTAGGTCAATTTCAACTCGGACATCAACGCTTATCCATCATTGGCCTTGAAGATGGCATCCAGCCGATTACGAATGAACAACGAGATCAGTGGATAGTTTGTAATGGAGAAATCTATAATTATCAATCTTTAAAAGCATCTTTAAAGGGTCAAACCGCTTTTTTAACCGAATCGGACAGTGAAGTCGCCTTAAGACTGTACGAGGTTTCTGGCGCTGGCGCTATTGATCAGTTAGATGGGATGTTTGCATTCTTCATTGCCGATGAACAACAGAATACCTTTCTTGCCGCCCGTGACACATTAGGTATCAAACCCCTTTATTATGGCTATGATGCCGATGGCGGGATGGTGTTTGCATCAGAATTGAAGACCGTCTATCTTGTTTCCGAAACCGCGCAGGAATTTCCGCCGGGTCACTATTACACCCCAGAGACAGGATTTGTTTGTTATCGGGAGATTCAGCGAACAACAGACAGCACCGATAATCACCCTGACACTTACAGAGAAGGCATTCGCAAATATCTAACCCAAGCCGTCGAAAAACGAATGCTCGCTGACGTTGACGTCGGTGTCTTGCTTAGCGGAGGGCTTGACAGTAGTTTAATTGCTGCGATTACTGCTAAACTACGGAATAAGAACAATCATACCCCACTGAAATCCTTTTGTGTCGGTTCAGAGGGTAGTGAAGATATCAAGCGAGCACGTGAGGTCGCCCAGGCCATTGGTACGGAGCATTATGAATATATTTATACTGAGAAAGAAATCATTAATATTCTCCCGGATGTGATTGGCCACTTGGAATCTTTTGAACCCTCTCTTGTCCGCAGCGCTTTGCCAAACTATTTCGTGTCCAAATTGGCATCTCAGCACGTCAAAGTGATTCTTTCAGGGGAAGGTGCGGACGAGCTGTTTGCCGGCTATGACTATCTCAATCAATTTCAAACAACAGCATCTTTAAACGAAGAGATTCTCAGAATCATTCAATCCTTGCATAACATTAACCTACAGCGCGCCGACCGCATGAGCATGGCTCATTCTTTGGAGTTACGTGTCCCATTTCTGGACTTGGATCTCATCCAACAGGCGCTCAAAATTCCTGCAGGATTGAAACTTCACAAGGAAGCTCGAATGGAAAAAGCCATTTTAAGAGAAGCCTTTGATGGCTGGCTTCCGGATCATGTCTTGTGGCGCAAGAAAGAGGAATTTTCTGCGGGCAGCGGCGCATTAGATATCTTGGAACGCTATGCCAATGAAGTGATAACGGATTCTGACTGGAACAAGCTTAATGCCCAGGCCCCTATTTCTCTTAGGAGCAAGCAAGAGTGTCTCTATTTTAAAATTTTCCAAGATCGCTTCCCAAAACCATCTGCTATCGAAACCGTCGGACGATGGGCGACAGCCTAA
- a CDS encoding NCS2 family permease gives MKLRRFFGFNEYGSTIKQEVMAGVTSFVTIAYIIIVNASFLQEAGIPYQPAIIATVLTSFVGCIFMGFWANAPVILTPGMGINAFFTYVMVQSMGLAWQEALAAVFIASLIFVVVAFSRFASLLSHAVPQSLKDAITVGIGFFLTFIGLQKGGLVVSDADTFVALGDLGSPPVIVTILTLIITVILFSRNVKGNLLLGVIAGTILALIFGVTELSSVSWRGPTLGSYQDVFNVMSFDRITSVTFWMVTLSVTMVIVFENMGVLHGLLSDKKKYRRAYQASALSAVTSGLLGSSPTMTAVESASGINTGGKTGVTALITGLLFIPALFLMPLIQLIPDSAIAPILIIIGALMIQNIQNIDLQDFTEWFPAFLIIALIPLTSSIVDGMAFGFIAYPVLKMAQGRTNEINATIGVIACLFILNFLVYAI, from the coding sequence TTGAAGTTACGACGTTTTTTTGGCTTCAATGAGTATGGTTCTACAATCAAGCAAGAGGTGATGGCAGGAGTCACCTCTTTTGTGACCATTGCTTATATTATTATCGTCAATGCTTCATTTTTACAGGAAGCAGGTATCCCATATCAGCCTGCGATCATCGCAACAGTATTAACATCGTTCGTCGGTTGTATCTTTATGGGATTTTGGGCCAATGCACCCGTTATTCTTACGCCGGGTATGGGGATTAATGCCTTTTTCACCTATGTAATGGTTCAGTCAATGGGGCTGGCATGGCAGGAAGCATTGGCAGCAGTATTCATAGCCAGTCTGATTTTCGTAGTCGTTGCGTTCTCACGGTTCGCATCTCTGCTGTCTCATGCAGTTCCGCAATCGTTGAAGGATGCGATCACCGTTGGCATCGGTTTTTTTCTTACATTTATAGGCCTGCAAAAGGGCGGTCTGGTTGTTAGTGATGCGGATACCTTTGTTGCGCTTGGTGATTTAGGGAGTCCCCCTGTGATCGTTACCATTCTGACGCTAATTATCACCGTGATTTTATTTAGTCGTAATGTTAAAGGAAATCTGCTTCTTGGCGTCATAGCCGGTACGATCCTTGCACTTATATTTGGTGTGACTGAGCTTTCAAGCGTGAGTTGGCGTGGCCCGACATTGGGGAGCTATCAAGATGTGTTTAATGTCATGTCATTTGACCGCATCACATCGGTGACCTTTTGGATGGTGACCTTGTCTGTGACAATGGTGATTGTGTTTGAAAATATGGGTGTCCTTCATGGCTTGCTATCAGACAAGAAGAAGTACAGGCGGGCTTATCAAGCGAGTGCGCTTTCTGCTGTGACTTCAGGATTACTCGGTTCAAGTCCAACGATGACAGCCGTAGAGAGTGCGTCAGGTATTAATACTGGGGGAAAAACAGGGGTCACAGCTTTGATAACAGGACTCTTATTTATACCGGCCTTGTTTTTAATGCCTTTGATCCAGTTAATACCAGATAGCGCGATTGCTCCCATATTAATAATTATTGGGGCATTGATGATTCAAAATATACAAAATATCGATTTGCAAGATTTTACAGAGTGGTTTCCGGCGTTTTTAATCATTGCACTTATTCCGTTGACATCAAGTATTGTTGATGGAATGGCGTTCGGTTTCATCGCTTATCCCGTTCTTAAAATGGCTCAAGGCAGAACAAATGAGATCAATGCCACGATTGGTGTTATTGCTTGTTTGTTCATACTCAATTTTCTTGTATATGCGATTTAA
- a CDS encoding NupC/NupG family nucleoside CNT transporter — MQILWGILGIIVILGIAFLFSNNKKAINFRTILLALVIQILFALIVLKWPLGHQALKWVSDKVEKVVGTAGSGIDFLFGPVLPEDGSIFAFQVLPVIIFFSSLISVLYYLGVMQWMIRLLGGALQKLLKTSKVESMNAAGNIFLGQTEAPLVVKPYIKNMTNSEMFAVMTGGLSTVAGSVLAGYALLGVPMQYLIAASFMAAPAGLLMAKLIIPESHKEETTDDVTLEKDTETTNVIDAAARGASDGLKLALTVGAMLIAFISLIALINLLLDWVGGWVGLDITLQQILGYIFSPIAFLIGVPWDEAIRAGSLIGQKIVLNEFVAFSNFGPNIAEYTEKTKTIISFALCGFANVGSMAILIGGLSPMAPNRRGDIARLGVKAIIAGTLANLLSAAIAGMLV; from the coding sequence GTGCAAATCCTGTGGGGTATTTTAGGAATTATTGTGATTCTGGGAATCGCCTTTTTATTTTCAAACAATAAAAAAGCGATCAATTTCCGAACAATTTTGTTGGCGCTAGTCATACAAATTTTGTTTGCACTTATTGTTTTAAAGTGGCCGCTGGGCCATCAAGCACTTAAATGGGTTTCGGATAAAGTGGAGAAAGTGGTTGGCACAGCCGGCTCCGGCATTGACTTTCTTTTTGGTCCGGTCTTACCGGAGGACGGCAGTATATTTGCGTTCCAAGTGTTACCTGTCATTATCTTTTTCTCTTCATTAATTAGTGTCTTGTACTATCTCGGCGTGATGCAATGGATGATTCGTCTTTTAGGCGGCGCTCTTCAAAAGTTGTTAAAAACGAGCAAGGTAGAGTCCATGAACGCGGCCGGGAACATTTTTCTTGGACAAACAGAGGCGCCTCTCGTCGTTAAACCGTATATCAAAAATATGACGAACTCTGAGATGTTTGCCGTGATGACTGGTGGACTATCCACCGTTGCCGGATCGGTTCTAGCTGGTTATGCACTCCTAGGTGTACCGATGCAATATCTCATTGCTGCAAGCTTTATGGCAGCGCCGGCAGGTCTACTAATGGCGAAGTTGATTATTCCCGAGAGTCATAAAGAAGAAACAACAGATGATGTTACACTAGAGAAAGATACAGAGACAACGAACGTCATCGACGCTGCAGCCAGAGGGGCAAGTGATGGTTTGAAACTGGCCTTAACAGTTGGCGCCATGTTAATTGCCTTCATCTCGTTAATTGCTTTAATCAATCTTCTCTTGGATTGGGTTGGCGGCTGGGTTGGTCTTGACATCACCTTGCAGCAAATCCTAGGTTATATTTTCTCACCAATTGCGTTTCTTATTGGTGTGCCTTGGGATGAAGCCATCCGTGCCGGCTCGTTAATTGGGCAAAAAATTGTTTTAAATGAGTTTGTCGCTTTTTCAAACTTCGGCCCAAATATCGCTGAGTATACGGAAAAAACGAAAACGATCATTTCCTTTGCATTGTGCGGGTTCGCCAATGTTGGATCCATGGCGATTTTAATTGGTGGATTGAGTCCTATGGCTCCAAATCGTCGTGGCGATATTGCCAGATTAGGGGTTAAAGCGATAATAGCTGGTACGTTAGCCAATCTATTAAGCGCTGCTATTGCAGGCATGTTAGTTTAA
- a CDS encoding LacI family DNA-binding transcriptional regulator codes for MPTIKEVAKTAGVSVATVSRVLNNNGYVGEDTREKVSQAITELNYKPNAVARSLYKKQSRTIGLIVPDITNPFFPELARAVEDVMNRKGYTVILGNSDEKAEEEKAYLTMMEQKYVDGAILATNTMDNEQVHAFNKPVVAIDRAIDSTVPTVFSDNLSSSREAVRHLKDLGCQVIAHVRGPEHVNNANIRCQGYIDVVGETNWFHNGYIVNGNYSSQEAYQSALTLLKDHPEIDGIFAGNDLMAIGVLKAARDLNIVVPDQLAVIGFDGISLCETTFPELSTMAQPIYQLGETAAEMLIDLIEQKQLTKPYRKYSAQLIQRQSTNKSLIMSAHDDQS; via the coding sequence ATGCCAACAATTAAAGAAGTCGCAAAAACGGCCGGTGTGTCCGTCGCTACAGTGTCAAGAGTGTTAAATAATAATGGTTATGTCGGGGAGGACACACGAGAGAAAGTATCCCAGGCCATAACAGAACTGAACTATAAACCCAATGCAGTCGCCCGTAGTTTATATAAGAAACAATCGCGGACAATTGGTTTGATCGTTCCTGATATTACAAATCCTTTTTTCCCCGAGCTTGCACGGGCGGTTGAAGATGTCATGAATCGTAAGGGGTATACAGTCATTCTCGGTAACTCAGATGAAAAAGCCGAGGAAGAAAAAGCTTATCTGACAATGATGGAACAAAAATATGTGGACGGGGCCATACTGGCGACGAATACGATGGATAATGAACAAGTACATGCCTTTAATAAGCCTGTGGTTGCGATTGATCGGGCCATTGATTCAACGGTTCCAACAGTGTTCTCCGACAATCTCAGCAGTTCTAGAGAAGCTGTTCGCCACTTGAAAGATTTAGGATGCCAAGTGATTGCCCATGTGCGCGGACCGGAACATGTGAATAACGCAAATATCCGCTGTCAAGGTTATATCGATGTCGTCGGAGAGACAAACTGGTTCCATAACGGCTACATTGTTAATGGGAACTATAGTAGTCAAGAAGCTTATCAGTCCGCCTTAACACTGTTGAAAGACCATCCGGAAATTGACGGTATTTTCGCAGGGAACGATTTAATGGCTATCGGTGTATTAAAAGCTGCGCGCGATTTGAATATTGTTGTCCCGGATCAATTAGCGGTCATTGGTTTTGATGGTATTTCTCTATGTGAGACAACGTTCCCGGAACTTTCAACGATGGCTCAGCCCATCTACCAACTTGGGGAAACAGCAGCTGAGATGCTGATTGATCTCATAGAACAAAAACAACTAACAAAACCTTATCGAAAATATTCTGCTCAGTTAATTCAACGACAATCGACCAACAAGTCCCTCATCATGAGTGCTCATGATGATCAATCCTAA
- the rbsK gene encoding ribokinase, with translation MKNTPKIAVVGSLNMDLVTQIPVIPARGETQFGDHFSTNPGGKGANQAVACARLGADVSMIGCVGQDDFGKQLLTNLKNEGINADNVEPVTEKTGIATIIVEENDNRIIVTPGANHALTPEMVDQASDAIQAADVLLVQLETPLETVKAAMKTAKQHDVPVILNPAPAVGLGPDVIQDATFLTPNEHELATMLGRSDVDHDFKTALQSYPGKIIMTKGSEGAYYSTFNGELKHQPAVPVEAVDATGAGDTYNAGLAVTIGQGKPLEDAVQFATYAGTLSVAKHGAQDGMPYREEVDKLVKASQKD, from the coding sequence ATGAAAAACACGCCAAAAATTGCCGTTGTTGGCAGTCTCAATATGGATCTTGTCACCCAAATTCCCGTCATACCCGCACGCGGGGAAACACAATTTGGTGACCATTTTTCAACGAATCCTGGAGGTAAAGGGGCGAATCAAGCTGTTGCCTGTGCCCGATTAGGTGCTGACGTTAGCATGATAGGGTGTGTGGGCCAAGACGATTTTGGCAAACAACTGCTCACTAATTTAAAAAACGAAGGCATCAATGCCGACAATGTGGAACCGGTTACAGAAAAGACAGGCATTGCTACGATTATTGTTGAAGAGAACGACAATCGAATCATCGTGACGCCAGGAGCTAATCATGCCCTAACACCCGAAATGGTTGATCAAGCCTCAGATGCCATTCAAGCAGCAGACGTTTTATTAGTCCAATTAGAAACGCCGCTCGAAACCGTTAAGGCAGCGATGAAGACAGCCAAACAACATGACGTACCGGTGATTTTAAATCCCGCACCAGCCGTCGGGCTTGGACCAGACGTCATACAAGATGCAACGTTTTTGACCCCTAACGAACATGAATTAGCAACGATGTTAGGTCGTTCTGACGTTGATCACGATTTCAAAACTGCTTTGCAATCGTATCCTGGAAAAATCATTATGACAAAGGGAAGCGAAGGCGCCTATTATTCAACCTTCAATGGTGAACTAAAACATCAACCAGCTGTTCCAGTTGAGGCAGTCGATGCCACAGGCGCCGGAGATACGTATAACGCCGGACTTGCTGTTACGATTGGACAAGGAAAGCCACTTGAAGACGCGGTTCAATTCGCTACTTACGCGGGGACATTGTCCGTCGCCAAACACGGGGCCCAAGATGGGATGCCTTATCGCGAAGAAGTGGACAAATTAGTCAAAGCATCACAAAAAGACTAA
- a CDS encoding nucleoside hydrolase, with protein sequence MKNIILDVDTGIDDALAISYAVHSPELNILGITTSFGNTTVPEATRNTLQLLEALGAEDIPVIPGVDKKFNGDEPHEKTASIHGENGIGEAVLPPATTKASDGLAHDFIISAVREHPHDITLLPTASQVNLATAINKDPEIISLIDEVIVMGGAVRAPGNITPYAEANIYTDPEAAQLTFQSGLPITLTGLDVTMQTMLERSVLNEWRDKDTVLSRTLADACDFYIDAYIKNNPGMNGCALHDPLTVGIAIDSSFVKTEPLKIDVVTDGEYEGQTFETHEKDHPNIKVGLGVDADRFVAHFLERVV encoded by the coding sequence ATGAAAAACATTATTTTAGACGTGGATACAGGTATTGATGACGCACTGGCAATTAGCTATGCCGTCCATTCCCCAGAATTGAATATTCTAGGTATCACAACAAGTTTTGGTAATACAACGGTACCCGAAGCCACCCGAAATACCTTGCAGCTCTTGGAAGCCCTCGGTGCTGAAGACATTCCTGTCATTCCAGGCGTTGATAAGAAATTTAATGGGGACGAACCTCATGAAAAAACAGCATCAATTCATGGTGAAAACGGCATTGGTGAAGCTGTGCTGCCACCGGCAACGACGAAGGCCTCGGATGGACTAGCCCATGACTTTATTATTTCAGCCGTTCGTGAACATCCGCATGATATCACGTTATTGCCAACCGCGAGTCAAGTCAACTTAGCGACGGCCATTAATAAGGATCCAGAAATTATTTCACTCATCGATGAGGTCATTGTCATGGGCGGAGCTGTGCGGGCGCCTGGAAATATCACGCCTTACGCTGAAGCTAACATATACACTGACCCAGAAGCCGCCCAGCTCACATTTCAATCGGGCCTTCCAATAACCCTCACTGGTCTGGATGTAACCATGCAAACGATGCTTGAACGCTCCGTTTTGAATGAATGGCGCGATAAAGATACCGTATTGTCCCGTACATTGGCGGATGCTTGTGACTTCTATATCGACGCTTACATTAAAAATAATCCAGGTATGAACGGCTGTGCCCTGCACGATCCATTAACTGTTGGTATAGCGATTGATTCGTCTTTTGTTAAAACTGAACCTTTGAAAATTGATGTGGTCACTGACGGTGAATACGAAGGCCAAACCTTTGAGACCCATGAAAAGGATCATCCCAATATTAAAGTCGGTCTCGGTGTCGATGCCGACCGATTTGTTGCCCATTTTCTTGAGCGTGTTGTCTAA
- the manA gene encoding mannose-6-phosphate isomerase, class I has product MYDEPLFLKPVLQERIWGGTALRDEFGYEIPSETTGECWGISAHPNGPSSIINGPLQGMTLDEVFNNYRDLFNGDTSDAFPLLTKILDAKRDLSVQVHPNDDYAREKEQQPYGKTECWYILNSEPDAEIVFGHHAQSSAEFREKVDAGEWDQLLRRVKVKPGDFFYVPSGTIHAIGAGIQILETQQSSDITYRVYDYDRRGGDGELRELHIEPSIEVTSYPHKDPLNHYVARQDTTYVKTRLAKETYFSVYHWDVRGQLTHEREEPYLLASVISGEGNIRTKDQENPLKKGDHFIVPATIDQLTIEGDCELVVSHPEGV; this is encoded by the coding sequence ATGTACGATGAACCTTTGTTTTTAAAACCCGTTCTGCAAGAAAGAATTTGGGGCGGTACAGCCTTAAGAGATGAATTTGGTTATGAAATTCCATCCGAAACAACGGGGGAGTGCTGGGGGATTTCAGCCCATCCGAACGGTCCTTCGAGCATCATAAACGGCCCGTTGCAAGGCATGACACTTGACGAGGTTTTTAATAATTATCGTGATCTCTTCAATGGTGATACGAGCGATGCTTTTCCGTTATTAACGAAGATTCTGGATGCTAAGCGCGATTTATCTGTTCAAGTTCATCCAAATGATGATTATGCAAGGGAAAAGGAGCAGCAGCCCTACGGCAAAACAGAATGCTGGTATATATTAAATAGTGAACCCGATGCCGAAATTGTTTTTGGTCACCATGCCCAGTCATCGGCTGAATTCCGGGAAAAAGTGGATGCAGGTGAGTGGGATCAGCTATTGCGGCGCGTGAAAGTAAAGCCTGGTGATTTTTTCTACGTCCCGAGCGGAACGATTCATGCTATCGGTGCCGGTATTCAAATTCTTGAAACCCAGCAAAGTTCGGATATCACTTACCGTGTGTATGATTATGATCGCCGGGGGGGCGACGGTGAGTTACGGGAATTGCACATAGAACCTTCAATTGAAGTGACATCTTATCCCCATAAAGATCCTTTAAATCACTACGTTGCCCGACAAGATACAACTTACGTGAAGACACGTTTGGCTAAGGAAACCTATTTTTCAGTTTATCATTGGGATGTCCGCGGCCAATTGACTCATGAACGCGAGGAACCGTATTTGCTGGCAAGTGTGATCAGTGGTGAAGGTAACATCCGAACAAAGGATCAAGAAAATCCATTGAAAAAAGGCGATCACTTCATTGTTCCAGCAACCATTGATCAGTTAACAATCGAAGGTGACTGTGAGCTTGTGGTTTCACATCCTGAAGGCGTTTGA
- a CDS encoding class I SAM-dependent methyltransferase, which yields MTNTFQHTAHFYDIDQHPAHNDDIPFYLHQASQFGSPILELGCGTGRIAIPLAQEGFSVYGLDLSQEMLSIFEQKRQNLPHEAYERITIAQKAMTDFSLGTTFQLILIPFHSFQALPSDEAARNCLNCIYDHLDEDGAFILNVSHLGDGFAEYWQTGLETQESIEFLEDGQFVTRYTILQELDQRQRLMTFDNLYRVSGMETEAEEYRDRLQVRYYGEDDLRHLLNEAGFEITNEMGWYDGTPVSDGDEFIFVCRKKGEKTN from the coding sequence TTGACAAATACGTTTCAACATACCGCCCATTTTTATGATATCGACCAGCATCCGGCCCATAACGATGATATTCCTTTTTATCTTCATCAAGCTTCTCAGTTTGGTTCCCCTATCCTTGAATTGGGTTGTGGAACGGGACGCATAGCGATTCCGCTTGCTCAAGAGGGTTTTTCTGTGTATGGTCTCGACCTTTCTCAGGAAATGCTTTCGATTTTTGAACAGAAGCGCCAGAATTTACCCCATGAAGCATATGAAAGAATCACGATAGCACAGAAAGCGATGACCGACTTTTCGTTAGGGACAACCTTTCAACTCATCCTTATCCCGTTTCACAGTTTTCAAGCATTACCATCCGATGAAGCCGCTCGAAACTGCCTGAATTGTATTTACGATCATCTTGATGAGGACGGGGCCTTCATCCTAAACGTCTCCCATCTTGGCGACGGATTCGCCGAATATTGGCAGACAGGGTTAGAAACCCAAGAATCCATTGAATTCTTGGAAGACGGGCAGTTCGTGACCCGTTACACCATTCTTCAGGAACTAGATCAGCGGCAGCGGCTGATGACTTTCGATAATCTCTATCGGGTTTCTGGGATGGAAACAGAGGCTGAGGAATATCGGGACCGTCTGCAAGTCCGCTATTATGGGGAAGATGATTTGCGGCACCTGCTGAATGAGGCCGGATTTGAAATCACGAACGAAATGGGTTGGTATGACGGCACACCTGTCTCAGATGGTGATGAATTTATTTTTGTTTGTAGGAAAAAGGGCGAAAAGACAAACTAA